The window AGTCCGCCGCTGGTCAGCCAGCTCTGAGGCGGAATTCCCAGCAGCTTAAGCAGGCTGTTCATCGCACCATTGCTGTTAAAGAACTGCTTCCACACGACCGCACTGACCACGTCCGGCGTGATAAACGGGATAAATACCGCCAGCTTAAAGAGCAGGCGCGCTGGAGAAGAAAGCCCATGATAGTTTAACAGCTGGGCCAGCGCCAATGCCGCCACAAGATTTAAGGGCACACAGATGACGGTAAACAACAGGGTCACCCTCAGGGAATCCCAGAAGTAGGAGTCCTGAAACAGCTTAAGATAATTGCCCAGCCCAACAAATTCCGGCTTCGTCAATACCGTATTGGTCTTAAAAAAAGAATAAAAGATACTGGATAACATGGGATAAACGCCAAAGACGACCGAGAGCAGGCCAAAAAGGCCGATAAACAGATACAGTATCCAGTATTTTTTTAACGCAGCCCCCCATTTCCAATGGGAGGCCAGATTGTTTCGTGATCTCATGAAACACCTCACTTGTTCTGCTCAATCACTCTGTTCAGATCCTCATGCAGCTTTTCTACCGCGGCTTTAATCTCTGCCTCATCCTTTGCCTGATAGGCGCCGGTCAGCCCCTTTTCGTAGGTTTCCAGCAGCTCGGGATAATACGTAAAGCTTCCAACATAAGAATCACTTGGATAGATGGGAATCGAGGAGTCAAAGAATATTTTCTGGTTCTTGCTCAGCTGATTCTGATCCACCACATCATAATCCATACAGGAACCCATGGTATCAAAGCTGGCCTTTTGAGCAGCCTCCGACAGACAGTAGGATAAGAATACCTTAGCAGCCTCTTTCTCCGGCGCGTTCTTCGGCATCGCCAGTCCCCGGACTCCGCCCAGGAAGAGTCCGCCCTTCCCGCTGTTGTCTAAGGACGGCCAAGTGGTCACCTCGTATTCTCCGACACCGCTGTCCGGCTGATCCCAGCCGGCCGCGTTCCAGTTACCGACCCGGAACATGCCCACGCTTCCGCTCTGGATCTTGGTATACATTGCGGAAAAATCCTCATTAATTGCATCCTTGTCCCAGATGGCATCGGGACCGGAGTAAAGGCCGATGAGCTGCTCAAAATACTTCGCGTTTTTCTGAATCTGGCTCTCTGGTACGCTGTTAATCCACACATCATTCTGTCCGTTTCCTCCGGTTATAAAGAGATTAAAGATCTGATCCGGACTGGTTCCCAGATGCAGGGTCCAACCGGCAATTCCAGCCAGCTGATACTCCTTGCCCAGGGCCACAAATTTTTCAAAGGTGTCAGGAACTTTCTCTGCCGTAACTTCCACACCGGGCACATCAGTCTTATATCCCAGTCCGTTTACCGAGCGGTTGATGGGGAACGCGATGATCTGTCCATTGGCAGAAATAACCTTTTTGTCCGCATCCGTTACCTTCTCCTGATTGGGTGCCGCAGCCAAAACATCGTCCAGTGCCTCAAAGCCGCCGTTGGACTGCTGATGGGTGACCAGCAGACGAGAGGCCTCATTAAAGATCAGATCCACTCCGCCATTGGTGGTTACCGCCTGGAGCGCCTTGGTGGTCAGTGTCGCGTTGTCAAAGGTAACCGCGTTGATGGAAAAGTTGGGATATTCCTTCTGCATCTCGGCTTCAGCGGCCTTGAAGAATGGCAGGCGGGAGTCGTTACCCTCATACCAGATGGTGATGGTGACCGGATCTAAAACGGCCGCCGCTGATGTGCCGGTATCCTGGTCAGCCCCAGACTTGGCCGGCGTTTCCCCTTTCGTGTCCGTTGATCCGGGCGGAGCTGAATTGCTGCCGCAGGCAGTAATCAGCATGGCCGTAATCAGTAGCATCGCTGTTGTACGTTTCCTCATTTCAAATTCCTCCCAATTTTCTTATTTCTTTCATTGCATCAATTAGTTCCATTCTATATATGCCACGAAAACCTTCGTGAATAGAATCAAAAGAAACCGTATCGCTCTCCGGTGACCAACGGCAGTGCAGGTCACAGCGAATATCCGTAATAGGGGGATAAGGGGAATGAAATCTGCCAATCATCATCCCCTGTTTACTTTCGATATGGTACAGATATACTGGCCGATACTCTTTTTCGTCCTGATACCCGTCACCGATTACCCATTCGCCGTCCGGCGAGTAGCTGCAGTGTATGTCTTTACGAAACAATGGAGAGTCATAGCGCTCTTCTTGCTGCGTTTCATCCTGCAGAATATATAAGCCGGCCCCATTACCCCAGCCGCCGTAGATCATCAGGCGGCCACCGATGCCCCAGTGATAATGGGACGCATATGCGTAAGGCCTTAAAGGATAGACATTACCGTGCAGATCGCTGGTTCCCAAGGCGGTTTTCCATTCTCCATCTGCCTCAGGAAACACTCTGACCAAGAACAGGAACCGGTCGGATTCCCGGTTAAAGGTGATGTGATTAATGACGATCTTTTTATTCGGAGACCATGGCTGGGGCAGGGCATCATTGATCTGCCGGTAGTTCAAGATCAGCTTTGACTGCCCTGTTTGCATATCAATCAGAAAGACTCCGTCCTGCCCGGGAATGTGCACCCCGGCCAATGGATCCTTTTGATTGCAGTATCCATAGCCTGGGCGGAAATCATAGATACGGCTCATGTTGACAGACAAGCCCCAGCGGCCGTCAGGAGAAACGTTTGTCACTGGACGATCAAGCCTGCGCTCAGCTCCGGTCTTGATATTCTTAATCATTCCCCGGTAATTGCCGTTCTCATATATGTTGTAGATGATTTCTTCATAATTTAAGGGGTTCCACTGCAGCATTGCGCCCTGCTGAAAATTCCAGGCAGTTGTTCGGGCCAGCTCTTTAAATTCCCCCGTCCCCATGTCCAGCACACCCAGACGGCAGACATCCTTAAGTTCGGGCAGGCGGTCCATGAAGGACACCTGATGGCAAAGATGCAGTTTTTTATATGGATGAAATGCAGGAATGTCGTAATAGCCGAAAAAGTATTGTTTCCCATCCTTGGGCGATAGTCTGGTGATCCTGACATTGGTTGCATCTAAAATACCTTTCATTGTATATTTCTCCTCTAAAATGATTATTTGTTATTGACATTTAATTTCTTTAATTTATTATAAATATAAGGCAATATCAGATGTTTTGCAATTCAAAAACGGACCACGTTTTTGTATATTCAGACCATTTATTTTTTACATAATTACTGCTTCTTTTTTGAAAGGAAAGATGTGAAGATGGAGAAACTCAGTATTGTGGGAACCATGATTGACTTGAAGCCGCCTCTGCGGCTGATTCATATGCTGGAGAGGCCGGCTGATTTTTCCCTGAGTCTGCACAGCCATAGCTTTTTTCATATTATCTTTGTCACTTCGGGGACATTGGATATAATGGTGAAAAATCAGACGTATTCCATACATGAAAATCAGGCGGTGATTCTGCCGCCTTATCTTCCCCATACGTTAAGTTCTAAAACGGGATATGCACAGATAGGTATTGATGTTGAGGATGAGCCGGAGCATTATGAGATGTGCGCGCTGTTGAAACAGACCTTTCCAACCGGC of the Lacrimispora indolis DSM 755 genome contains:
- a CDS encoding carbohydrate ABC transporter permease, with amino-acid sequence MRSRNNLASHWKWGAALKKYWILYLFIGLFGLLSVVFGVYPMLSSIFYSFFKTNTVLTKPEFVGLGNYLKLFQDSYFWDSLRVTLLFTVICVPLNLVAALALAQLLNYHGLSSPARLLFKLAVFIPFITPDVVSAVVWKQFFNSNGAMNSLLKLLGIPPQSWLTSGGLAIVVLAFVELWKHVGLYTIIFLTNYQLIDRSMYEAATTDGANGWQMYRYITLPSLRPALMLNLVYAVIQFMKTYTVSRIITFGGPNYATNFLSYYAYSKYEKMDFGMATAIATFLFLLIIGLTFAGSWGRRRFNESK
- a CDS encoding ABC transporter substrate-binding protein, translating into MRKRTTAMLLITAMLITACGSNSAPPGSTDTKGETPAKSGADQDTGTSAAAVLDPVTITIWYEGNDSRLPFFKAAEAEMQKEYPNFSINAVTFDNATLTTKALQAVTTNGGVDLIFNEASRLLVTHQQSNGGFEALDDVLAAAPNQEKVTDADKKVISANGQIIAFPINRSVNGLGYKTDVPGVEVTAEKVPDTFEKFVALGKEYQLAGIAGWTLHLGTSPDQIFNLFITGGNGQNDVWINSVPESQIQKNAKYFEQLIGLYSGPDAIWDKDAINEDFSAMYTKIQSGSVGMFRVGNWNAAGWDQPDSGVGEYEVTTWPSLDNSGKGGLFLGGVRGLAMPKNAPEKEAAKVFLSYCLSEAAQKASFDTMGSCMDYDVVDQNQLSKNQKIFFDSSIPIYPSDSYVGSFTYYPELLETYEKGLTGAYQAKDEAEIKAAVEKLHEDLNRVIEQNK